One part of the Vitis riparia cultivar Riparia Gloire de Montpellier isolate 1030 chromosome 6, EGFV_Vit.rip_1.0, whole genome shotgun sequence genome encodes these proteins:
- the LOC117916418 gene encoding uncharacterized protein LOC117916418 — MSATAAHVNTGMPTRALVALVFLLGLVSLSCAARLPLSKQKFEVQKHLKRLNKPAVKTIKSSDGDLIDCVHISHQPAFDHPFLKNHTIQMRPNYHPEGLYDESKVSTKPKQRTNPITQLWHVNGKCPEGTIPIRRTKQDDILRASSMKRYGRKKHRTIPLPRSADPDLINESGHQHAIAYVEGDKYYGAKATINVWEPKIQQPNEFSLSQLWILGGSFGEDLNSIEAGWQVSPDLYGDNNTRLFTYWTSDAYQATGCYNLLCSGFIQINSEIAMGASISPVSAFRNSQYDISILVWKDPKEGNWWMQFGNDYVLGYWPAFLFSYLGDSASMIEWGGEVVNSEPDGQHTSTQMGSGHFPEEGFSKSSYFRNIQIVDSSNNLKAPKGIGTFTEQSNCYDVQTGSNGDWGHYFYYGGPGRNANCP, encoded by the exons ATGTCTGCTACTGCTGCGCATGTTAACACTGGGATGCCCACTAGAGCTTTGGTGGCTCTGGTTTTCTTACTGGGTTTGGTTTCGCTATCTTGCGCCGCTCGCTTGCCCTTGTCCAAGCAGAAGTTTGAGGTCCAGAAGCACTTGAAGCGGTTGAATAAGCCTGCTGTCAAAACCATTAAG AGCTCAGATGGGGATTTAATAGACTGTGTTCACATCTCTCATCAACCAGCCTTTGATCATCCATTCCTGAAAAATCACACAATTCAGATGAGGCCCAATTACCACCCGGAAGGGCTTTATGATGAAAGCAAAGTGTCTACAAAGCCTAAACAGAGGACAAATCCAATCACTCAGCTGTGGCATGTGAATGGTAAATGCCCTGAAGGCACCATACCCATCAGAAGAACAAAACAGGATGATATTCTTAGAGCAAGTTCAATGAAAAGATATGGAAGAAAGAAGCACAGAACCATTCCTCTGCCAAGGTCTGCAGATCCTGATCTCATCAATGAGAGTGGCCATCAg CATGCAATTGCTTATGTTGAAGGAGATAAATACTATGGAGCTAAAGCCACCATTAATGTCTGGGAACCCAAAATACAGCAGCCAAACGAGTTCAGTTTGTCTCAGCTTTGGATATTGGGAGGTTCCTTTGGTGAAGACCTTAACAGCATTGAAGCTGGTTGGCAG GTCAGTCCAGATCTATATGGTGACAACAACACAAGACTGTTCACTTACTGGACT AGTGATGCATATCAGGCCACAGGATGCTACAATCTTCTCTGTTCAGGCTTTATTCAAATCAACAGTGAAATAGCAATGGGTGCAAGCATCTCTCCTGTTTCTGCATTTAGAAATTCACAATATGATATTAGTATACTTGTCTGGAAG GATCCAAAGGAAGGAAACTGGTGGATGCAATTTGGAAATGACTATGTGTTGGGTTATTGGCCAGCTTTCCTATTCTCATACTTGGGTGACAGTGCCTCTATGATTGAGTGGGGAGGTGAGGTGGTGAATTCAGAACCAGATGGTCAGCACACCTCAACTCAAATGGGCAGTGGGCATTTCCCTGAAGAAGGGTTTAGCAAGTCAAGCTACTTCAGGAATATTCAGATAGTTGATTCCTCCAATAACCTCAAGGCCCCTAAGGGCATTGGCACCTTCACTGAGCAGTCAAATTGCTATGATGTTCAGACAGGCAGTAATGGGGACTGGGGCCATTACTTTTACTATGGAGGCCCTGGTAGAAATGCCAATTGCccatga